The proteins below are encoded in one region of Hordeum vulgare subsp. vulgare chromosome 3H, MorexV3_pseudomolecules_assembly, whole genome shotgun sequence:
- the LOC123439122 gene encoding protein tfg-1-like isoform X2, protein MASYRLLVILVFSAPLLDAAAADTSYQADCPYPCLLPPPTPPASTADCPPPPSAPSGSGYGYPPPSSSGNAPPSPSYWSNPPPSGGYIPGYYQPPSGGGGGGGGGGGGGGGNYGPAPPPPNPILPWYPWYYRSPPSSSAVATTGSAWAAVLCLVAAATAAAALVGY, encoded by the exons gtcttctcCGCGCCGCTCCTCGACGCCGCAGCCGCCGACACCTCCTACCAGGCCGACTGCCCCTACCCGTGCCTGCTGCCGCCGCCCACGCCGCCGGCCTCCACCGCCGACTGCCCGCCGCCGCCCTCCGCGCCGTCCGGCTCCGGCTACGGGTACCCGCCCCCGTCCTCCTCCGGGAacgcgccgccgtcgccctcgtacTGGAGCAACCCTCCGCCCTCTGGCGGCTACATTCCCGGCTACTACCAGCCTCCCTCCGGCGGGGgtggcggaggaggcggaggcggtggaggaggtggcgggAACTACGGGCCGGCGCCGCCCCCGCCCAACCCGATCCTGCCGTGGTACCCATGGTACTACCGGTCCCCGCCGTCCTCGTCGGCGGTGGCAACAACGGGGAGCGCGTGGGCGGCCGTGCTCTGCTTGGTGGCCGCCGCAACTGCCGCTGCTGCTCTCGTCGGTTACTA G
- the LOC123439122 gene encoding protein tfg-1-like isoform X1, with product MASYRLLVILVFSAPLLDAAAADTSYQADCPYPCLLPPPTPPASTADCPPPPSAPSGSGYGYPPPSSSGNAPPSPSYWSNPPPSGGYIPGYYQPPSGGGGGGGGGGGGGGGNYGPAPPPPNPILPWYPWYYRSPPSSSAVATTGSAWAAVLCLVAAATAAAALVGY from the coding sequence gtcttctcCGCGCCGCTCCTCGACGCCGCAGCCGCCGACACCTCCTACCAGGCCGACTGCCCCTACCCGTGCCTGCTGCCGCCGCCCACGCCGCCGGCCTCCACCGCCGACTGCCCGCCGCCGCCCTCCGCGCCGTCCGGCTCCGGCTACGGGTACCCGCCCCCGTCCTCCTCCGGGAacgcgccgccgtcgccctcgtacTGGAGCAACCCTCCGCCCTCTGGCGGCTACATTCCCGGCTACTACCAGCCTCCCTCCGGCGGGGgtggcggaggaggcggaggcggtggaggaggtggcgggAACTACGGGCCGGCGCCGCCCCCGCCCAACCCGATCCTGCCGTGGTACCCATGGTACTACCGGTCCCCGCCGTCCTCGTCGGCGGTGGCAACAACGGGGAGCGCGTGGGCGGCCGTGCTCTGCTTGGTGGCCGCCGCAACTGCCGCTGCTGCTCTCGTCGGTTACTAG